In Cololabis saira isolate AMF1-May2022 chromosome 1, fColSai1.1, whole genome shotgun sequence, the following proteins share a genomic window:
- the LOC133448985 gene encoding equilibrative nucleoside transporter 1-like, translated as MAISSPKDKYFGVWWIFFMLGLGTLLPWNFFMTATMYFTSRLRETPAEDLAANQTETAGDHRSILEAKFNNVMTLCAMLPMLLCTYLNSFLHSLIPQRLRVMGSLLVIMFLFIITAILVKVSLEPLVFFSITMAKIVIINSFGAILQGSLFGMAGLLPASYTTPIMSGQGLAGTFAALAMICALASGSELHNAAFGYFITACVVIFLSVLSYILLPKLEFYQFYQEKDKKGGSEEQNSLSVMNKEMNDAETDQMEQPNISQMKIFKKIWVLALSVCFTFTVTIGTFPAITADTRSTLSDGGSWDLYFIPVCCFLLFNLCDWGGRSLTAAVMWPGKDSLILPVSIVCRLGFIPLFMLCNVQPRLNLPVFFHHDCFFIIFMVFFAFSNGYLASLCMCYGPKKVLPHEAETAGAIMAFFLSLGLAMGAAASFLFRALV; from the exons ATGGCTATCAGCTCACCTAAAGACAA GTATTTTGGCGTGTGGTGGATCTTCTTCATGCTCGGCCTGGGAACACTTCTGCCCTGGAACTTCTTCATGACTGCCACCATG tACTTCACCAGTCGCCTAAGGGAAACTCCTGCAGAGGATCTTGCAGCCAATCAGACAGAGACAGCAGGTGACCATCGCAGCATTTTGGAGGCCAAATTCAACAACGTGATGACACTCTGTGCAATGCTGCCAATGTTGCTTTGTACCTACCTCAACTCATTCCTACACTCCCT TATTCCTCAGCGTTTGCGAGTGATGGGGAGTCTTCTCGTCATCATGTTCCTCTTCATCATTACTGCCATCCTGGTCAAAGTTTCTCTGGAGCCGCTGGTCTTTTTCTCCATCACCATGGCCAAGATCGTCATCATCAACT cGTTTGGCGCCATCCTACAGGGCAGTTTGTTTGGGATGGCCGGTTTACTCCCAGCTTCATACACAACTCCCATCATGAGTGGTCAGGGACTTGCAGGAACCTTCGCTGCCCTCGCCATGATCTGCGCCCTCGCAA GTGGTTCTGAGCTTCACAATGCAGCCTTCGGTTATTTCATCACCGCCTGTGTTGTTATTTTCCTGAGTGTTCTCTCGTACATCCTGCTGCCCAAATTG GAGTTTTACCAGTTTTATCAGGAGAAGGACAAGAAGGGGGGATCAGAAGAGCAGAACTCACTCAGTGTGATGAACAAAG aGATGAATGATGCAGAAACTGATCAGATGGAACAGCCCAACATATCCCAGATGAAGATCTTTAAGAAG ATCTGGGTTCTGGCGTTGTCGGTCTGTTTCACCTTCACTGTCACCATCGGTACATTTCCCGCCATCACTGCCGACACCCGATCCACCCTCTCTGATGGAGGTTCCTGGG ACCTGTACTTCATCCCAGTCTGCTGCTTCCTGCTTTTTAACCTGTGTGACTGGGGTGGGCGGAGCTTAACAGCTGCCGTTATGTGG CCAGGCAAAGACAGCCTGATTCTTCCAGTGTCCATCGTTTGCCGCCTGGGCTTCATCCCTCTGTTCATGCTGTGTAACGTTCAGCCTCGTCTCAACCTGCCCGTGTTTTTCCATCACGACTGCTTCTTTATCATCTTCATGGTCTTTTTCGCCTTTAGTAATGGATACCTGGCAAGCCTCTGCATGTGCTACGGTCCAAA GAAAGTTCTCCCTCATGAAGCAGAAACTGCCGGAGCCATCATGGCCTTCTTTCTGTCCCTGGGTTTGGCTATGGGTGCTGCTGCATCGTTCCTCTTCAGAGCACTGGTCTAA